In Lacrimispora indolis DSM 755, a genomic segment contains:
- the secA gene encoding preprotein translocase subunit SecA: MNLVQKIFGTHSERELKIIEPIVDKIESLRPTMVALTDEELRNNTKLFKERLAAGETLDDILPEAFATVREAARRVLNMEHFRVQLIGGIVLHQGRIAEMKTGEGKTLVSTCPAYLNALAGDGVQIVTVNDYLAKRDAEWMGRVHEFLGLTVGVVLNSMNSDERRTAYECDITYVTNNELGFDYLRDNMAIYKEQMVLRNLDFCIIDEVDSVLIDEARTPLIISGQSGKSTKLYEVCDILARQLERGEASGEFSKMAAIMGEEITETGDFVVDEKDKVVNLTEQGVEKVEQFFHIENLSDPQNLEIQHNIILALRANYLMFRDKDYVVKDDEVLIVDEFTGRIMPGRRYSDGLHQAIEAKEHVNVRRESKTLATITFQNFFNKYNKKAGMTGTALTEEKEFRNTYGMDAISIPTNRPVARLDQEDAVYKTKKEKFEAVCNEVEMAYEKGQPVLVGTITIETSEMLSNMLRRRGIPHKVLNAKYHELEAEIVADAGVHKAVTIATNMAGRGTDIKLDDESKAAGGLKIIGTERHESRRIDNQLRGRSGRQGDPGESRFYISLEDDLMRLFGSERLVGMFNALGVPEGEQIEHKMLSNAIEKAQMKIETNNYGIRENLLKYDEVMNEQREVIYAERRKVLDGDNMRDVVLKMVTDIVENAVDLSISEDQAPEDWDLNELNTLLLPIIPLNPVTLPEDKKIRKNELKHMLKEEAIKLYESKEAEFPEGEQIREIERVILLKVIDNKWMSHIDDMDQLRQGIGLQAYGQRDPLVEYKMSGYQMFDEMTAAIREDTVRILFHIRVEQKVEREPAAKVTGTNKDDSAAKAPVKKVEAKVYPNDPCPCGSGKKYKQCCGRKLV, translated from the coding sequence ATGAACCTCGTTCAAAAAATATTTGGAACTCATAGTGAAAGAGAATTAAAAATAATAGAGCCCATTGTGGATAAAATAGAATCTCTTCGTCCAACCATGGTAGCACTTACGGATGAAGAACTGAGAAACAATACAAAGCTTTTTAAAGAAAGGCTTGCTGCGGGCGAAACTCTTGACGACATTTTACCGGAAGCTTTTGCAACGGTAAGGGAGGCCGCACGAAGAGTTCTTAATATGGAACATTTCCGTGTACAGCTGATCGGAGGAATCGTTCTTCACCAGGGACGTATTGCTGAAATGAAGACTGGTGAAGGTAAGACTCTGGTATCCACCTGCCCTGCTTACTTAAATGCTTTAGCTGGTGACGGAGTGCAGATCGTAACAGTCAACGATTACCTGGCAAAACGAGATGCGGAGTGGATGGGAAGAGTCCATGAATTTCTGGGCTTGACCGTTGGTGTGGTGCTTAACTCCATGAATTCTGATGAAAGACGTACCGCATATGAATGTGACATTACCTATGTGACCAACAATGAACTTGGTTTCGATTATCTGAGAGATAACATGGCCATCTATAAGGAACAGATGGTTTTAAGAAATTTAGACTTTTGTATTATTGATGAGGTGGACTCGGTATTGATTGATGAGGCTAGAACGCCTCTTATTATTTCCGGACAGAGCGGAAAATCCACAAAGCTGTATGAGGTCTGCGACATTCTGGCCCGTCAGCTTGAGAGGGGAGAAGCCTCCGGCGAGTTTTCCAAGATGGCAGCCATCATGGGAGAAGAGATCACGGAAACCGGCGACTTCGTTGTGGATGAAAAGGACAAGGTCGTGAACCTGACCGAACAGGGTGTGGAAAAGGTAGAGCAGTTCTTCCATATTGAGAACTTATCCGATCCCCAGAACCTAGAGATCCAGCATAACATCATTCTGGCCCTTCGCGCCAATTATCTCATGTTCCGGGATAAGGATTATGTGGTAAAGGATGACGAGGTCCTGATCGTTGATGAATTTACGGGACGTATTATGCCCGGAAGACGTTATTCCGACGGACTCCATCAGGCCATCGAAGCAAAGGAACACGTGAATGTTCGCAGAGAGAGCAAAACTCTTGCAACCATCACCTTCCAGAACTTCTTTAATAAGTACAACAAAAAGGCCGGTATGACCGGTACCGCTCTTACAGAGGAAAAAGAATTCCGCAACACCTACGGAATGGATGCCATTTCCATTCCAACCAACCGTCCTGTAGCCCGTTTGGATCAGGAGGATGCGGTTTATAAAACAAAGAAAGAAAAATTTGAAGCCGTTTGTAATGAGGTGGAAATGGCTTATGAGAAGGGACAGCCTGTCCTGGTAGGTACCATTACCATTGAGACCTCTGAAATGTTAAGCAACATGTTACGGCGCCGGGGCATTCCCCATAAGGTGCTGAATGCAAAATATCATGAGCTGGAAGCTGAGATCGTGGCTGATGCAGGTGTGCACAAGGCCGTGACCATTGCAACCAACATGGCCGGCCGTGGTACGGATATTAAGCTTGACGATGAGTCAAAGGCAGCAGGCGGTTTAAAGATCATCGGTACTGAGCGTCATGAGTCACGCCGTATTGATAACCAGCTGCGCGGCCGTTCCGGACGTCAGGGAGATCCGGGTGAATCCAGATTTTATATTTCCCTTGAAGATGACTTAATGCGTCTGTTTGGTTCCGAACGACTGGTAGGTATGTTCAATGCCCTTGGTGTACCGGAAGGAGAGCAGATCGAGCACAAGATGCTTTCAAACGCCATTGAAAAGGCTCAGATGAAGATCGAGACAAACAACTACGGCATCCGTGAGAACCTTCTCAAATACGACGAGGTCATGAACGAACAGCGTGAAGTGATTTATGCGGAGAGAAGAAAGGTTCTGGACGGAGACAATATGCGGGATGTTGTCTTAAAGATGGTGACCGACATCGTAGAAAATGCGGTGGACCTTTCCATCAGTGAGGACCAGGCACCGGAAGATTGGGATTTAAACGAGCTTAACACCCTTCTCCTTCCCATCATTCCTTTAAATCCGGTCACTCTTCCTGAGGATAAGAAGATCAGGAAGAATGAGCTGAAGCACATGCTGAAGGAAGAAGCCATTAAGCTTTATGAATCAAAGGAAGCTGAGTTCCCGGAGGGAGAACAGATCCGTGAAATCGAGCGGGTGATTCTCTTAAAGGTGATTGATAATAAATGGATGTCCCATATTGATGACATGGACCAGCTGCGTCAGGGCATCGGCCTGCAGGCTTACGGACAGAGAGATCCGCTGGTGGAATACAAGATGAGCGGATATCAGATGTTTGATGAAATGACGGCGGCAATCAGGGAGGATACCGTAAGGATCCTGTTCCACATCCGCGTGGAGCAGAAGGTGGAAAGAGAACCGGCTGCCAAGGTGACAGGAACCAATAAGGACGACAGTGCTGCAAAAGCGCCGGTGAAAAAGGTGGAGGCCAAGGTTTACCCCAATGATCCGTGTCCATGCGGTTCTGGTAAGAAATATAAGCAGTGCTGCGGACGTAAATTAGTATAG
- the prfB gene encoding peptide chain release factor 2 (programmed frameshift), which produces MVELDQYKYELSTFEKPLVEVRDSLDLDNKLKRIDELDKSMEEPGFWEDPEKSAKIVQFAKNLKDTVQSYKDLETKFEDIGVMIEMGNEENDPSVIPEVEEMLREFKEKLESMRINTLLSGEYDSDNAILRLNAGAGGTESCDWCGMLYRMFCRWAEKKGFSLEVLDYLDGEEAGIKSVTVQINGTNAYGYLKSEKGVHRLVRISPFNAAGKRQTSFVSCDVMPDIEEDLDVEINDEDLRIDTYRSSGAGGQHINKTSSAIRITHLPTGIVVQCQNERSQFQNKDKAMQMLKAKLYLLKQQENAEKLSGIRGDMTEIGWGNQIRSYVLQPYTMVKDHRTNAETGNVGSVLDGSLDQFMYAYLRWLSTGAKAGDSSEE; this is translated from the exons GTGGTAGAGTTAGACCAGTACAAATACGAATTATCAACCTTTGAAAAACCATTAGTGGAAGTGAGGGATTCACTT GACTTAGATAATAAGTTAAAGAGGATCGATGAGCTGGATAAGTCCATGGAAGAGCCGGGCTTTTGGGAGGATCCTGAAAAGTCGGCCAAGATCGTACAATTTGCAAAGAATTTAAAGGATACGGTCCAGAGTTATAAGGATTTAGAGACGAAGTTTGAAGACATCGGCGTGATGATCGAAATGGGTAATGAGGAGAATGATCCTTCCGTGATTCCGGAAGTGGAAGAGATGTTAAGGGAATTCAAGGAAAAACTGGAATCCATGCGCATCAACACCCTTTTGTCCGGAGAGTATGACAGTGACAACGCCATATTAAGGCTTAACGCAGGCGCAGGCGGAACCGAGTCCTGTGACTGGTGCGGCATGCTGTACCGCATGTTCTGCCGCTGGGCAGAGAAGAAAGGCTTTTCTTTGGAGGTCCTGGATTACCTTGACGGGGAAGAAGCGGGCATCAAGTCCGTCACAGTGCAGATCAACGGGACCAATGCCTATGGGTATTTAAAGTCGGAAAAAGGCGTTCACCGTCTGGTGCGCATCTCTCCGTTTAATGCTGCAGGCAAACGCCAGACCTCCTTTGTATCCTGTGATGTTATGCCGGATATTGAAGAGGACCTTGATGTGGAGATCAACGACGAGGACCTTCGCATTGATACCTACCGTTCCAGCGGTGCAGGCGGGCAGCATATCAACAAGACCTCCTCAGCAATCCGCATCACCCACCTTCCTACTGGAATTGTGGTCCAGTGTCAGAATGAGCGTTCCCAGTTCCAGAACAAGGATAAAGCCATGCAGATGTTAAAGGCAAAGCTTTATCTGTTAAAGCAGCAGGAAAATGCGGAGAAACTCTCCGGTATCCGTGGGGATATGACGGAGATCGGCTGGGGGAACCAGATCCGTTCCTATGTCCTTCAGCCTTATACCATGGTCAAGGATCACAGGACCAATGCGGAAACAGGCAATGTTGGAAGCGTTCTGGACGGTTCCCTGGATCAGTTCATGTACGCCTATTTACGCTGGCTGAGCACAGGAGCAAAGGCCGGAGACAGCAGTGAGGAATAG
- a CDS encoding ACT domain-containing protein gives MEEKSKYFVVKQKAVPEVLLKVVEAKKLLESERVITVQEATDRVGISRSSFYKYKDDIFPFYDNTKGKTITLVMQMDDEPGLLSDLLHVVAVYRANILTIHQSIPVNGVATLTLSVEVLETTGNVSKMVEDMEEKNGVHYVKILARE, from the coding sequence ATGGAAGAAAAAAGTAAATATTTTGTGGTAAAGCAGAAGGCTGTACCTGAAGTATTGCTGAAAGTAGTTGAGGCAAAAAAGCTGTTGGAATCGGAGCGCGTCATCACTGTTCAGGAGGCGACTGACCGGGTGGGGATCAGCCGCAGCTCTTTTTATAAGTATAAGGATGATATCTTTCCTTTTTATGATAATACAAAGGGAAAAACCATTACTCTTGTGATGCAGATGGATGATGAACCGGGCTTACTGTCCGACCTGCTTCATGTGGTAGCTGTGTACCGAGCCAATATCCTTACCATACACCAGAGCATTCCGGTCAATGGGGTGGCCACCTTGACATTAAGCGTGGAAGTCCTTGAGACAACCGGCAATGTTTCAAAAATGGTGGAGGATATGGAAGAAAAAAATGGGGTCCACTACGTTAAAATTTTAGCCAGGGAGTAG
- a CDS encoding homoserine dehydrogenase, translating to MKNIAIMGYGTIGSGVAEVLERNREMIAKRVGDKVEVKYVLDLREFPGDPMEKRIVHDFSVIEKDSEVSMVIETMGGLNPAYPFVKASLEAGKHVATSNKALVAAYGTELLEIAREHNVNFFFEASVGGGIPIIRPLYTSLAGEEIEEITGILNGTTNYILTKMDKAGETFEAALRKAQELGYAERNPEADVEGHDTCRKIAILTAVATGHEVNYEHIYTEGITKITDVDFRYADAMGTSVKLFGSSRIREGIAHAFVAPVMIGKDHPLYSVNDVYNGILVKGNMLGTSMFYGSGAGKLPTASAVAADIIEALKDNGRHVEMGWDRESLAISAIDSFSFRYFVRIKGIAEKRMKEVEEVFGKVEVVELDHMDEFAVLTEVMTEEEYEEKAKKLSGIRQRIRAELNANK from the coding sequence ATGAAAAATATTGCAATTATGGGCTATGGTACCATTGGATCAGGCGTGGCAGAGGTTTTGGAAAGAAACAGGGAGATGATTGCCAAAAGGGTCGGCGACAAGGTAGAAGTGAAGTATGTTCTGGATTTAAGGGAATTCCCGGGGGATCCAATGGAAAAAAGAATTGTTCATGACTTTTCCGTCATTGAGAAGGATTCTGAAGTGTCCATGGTGATCGAGACTATGGGAGGATTAAATCCCGCTTATCCCTTTGTAAAGGCAAGCTTAGAGGCAGGAAAACATGTGGCAACCTCCAACAAGGCCCTGGTGGCTGCATACGGCACCGAGCTTTTAGAGATTGCCAGAGAACATAACGTGAACTTCTTTTTCGAGGCCAGCGTAGGCGGAGGCATTCCCATCATACGCCCTCTTTACACCTCCCTTGCCGGGGAGGAGATTGAAGAGATCACCGGAATTTTAAATGGAACCACAAACTATATATTGACAAAAATGGACAAAGCGGGAGAGACCTTTGAAGCGGCCTTAAGAAAGGCTCAGGAGCTTGGTTATGCGGAAAGAAACCCGGAAGCCGATGTGGAAGGACACGACACCTGTCGAAAGATTGCCATTCTGACAGCCGTGGCAACGGGACACGAGGTCAATTACGAGCATATTTATACAGAAGGGATTACAAAAATAACGGATGTGGATTTCCGCTATGCCGATGCAATGGGAACCTCTGTGAAGCTGTTTGGTTCAAGCAGAATCCGGGAAGGGATTGCCCATGCATTTGTAGCCCCGGTCATGATCGGAAAGGATCACCCCTTATATTCGGTAAATGACGTATATAACGGCATTCTTGTAAAAGGAAATATGTTAGGCACTTCCATGTTCTACGGAAGCGGAGCAGGAAAGCTTCCCACAGCCAGCGCTGTGGCCGCGGATATTATTGAAGCCCTGAAAGACAATGGCCGTCATGTGGAAATGGGCTGGGACAGGGAAAGCCTTGCCATTTCAGCCATAGACAGCTTCTCCTTCCGCTATTTTGTAAGAATCAAGGGGATCGCTGAAAAGCGCATGAAAGAAGTGGAGGAAGTATTCGGAAAGGTGGAAGTGGTGGAACTGGACCATATGGATGAATTTGCGGTCCTTACTGAAGTCATGACTGAAGAAGAATATGAAGAAAAAGCGAAAAAGCTGTCAGGGATCAGGCAGCGCATCCGCGCAGAATTGAATGCAAACAAGTAA
- a CDS encoding aspartate kinase, with protein sequence MLVVKKFGGSSVADKERIFNVAKRCIEEYEKGNQVVVVLSAMGKTTDGLIAKAYEMNPNPPKREMDMLLATGEQVSVALMAMAMNSLGVPAVSLNASQVAMHTTSAYGMAKLKRIDTERIRHELEARKIVIITGFQGINKYDDLTTLGRGGSDTTAVALAAALHADSCEIYTDVDGVYTADPHIVPNARKLPEVSYDEMLEFASLGAKVLHNRSVEMAKRYGVQLVVLSSLTRAEGTVVKEETKLERMLVSGVAADKNVARISVIGVKNTPGIAFKIFNLLAKNNINVDIIIQSIGREERKDISFTVAKTDLKETMDLLRENKESITAQDVTSEEGVAKISIIGAGMTGNPGVAAKMFEALSSANVNIKMIATSEIRITVLIDEADVNRAMRTVHDAFDLAD encoded by the coding sequence ATGTTAGTAGTGAAAAAATTTGGCGGTAGCTCCGTCGCAGACAAGGAAAGAATTTTTAATGTGGCAAAGCGCTGCATTGAGGAATATGAAAAAGGCAATCAGGTAGTAGTGGTCCTGTCCGCTATGGGAAAGACTACGGATGGTCTCATTGCAAAAGCCTATGAGATGAATCCAAACCCTCCAAAGAGGGAAATGGATATGCTCTTAGCCACAGGAGAACAGGTCAGCGTGGCACTTATGGCTATGGCAATGAATTCTTTGGGGGTTCCGGCCGTTTCTTTAAATGCGTCCCAGGTGGCCATGCACACCACCTCTGCTTATGGGATGGCAAAATTAAAGAGGATCGATACGGAACGCATACGGCATGAGCTGGAGGCCAGAAAGATCGTGATCATCACAGGCTTTCAGGGAATCAATAAATACGATGACTTAACAACACTTGGCAGAGGGGGCTCCGATACGACTGCAGTAGCCCTGGCCGCTGCCCTCCATGCGGACTCATGTGAGATCTATACTGATGTGGATGGTGTATACACAGCAGACCCCCACATTGTTCCAAATGCCAGAAAGCTTCCGGAGGTTTCTTATGATGAAATGCTGGAATTTGCTTCCCTGGGAGCAAAGGTGCTTCATAACCGGTCTGTGGAGATGGCAAAGCGCTATGGAGTTCAGTTGGTTGTTCTGTCAAGCCTGACCAGAGCAGAAGGTACAGTTGTCAAGGAGGAAACAAAATTGGAAAGAATGCTGGTTAGCGGCGTGGCCGCAGATAAGAATGTAGCCCGTATTTCAGTAATCGGGGTCAAAAATACGCCTGGAATTGCTTTTAAGATCTTTAATCTCCTGGCAAAGAACAATATTAACGTGGACATCATCATTCAGTCCATTGGGCGGGAAGAGCGAAAAGACATTTCCTTTACGGTAGCAAAGACCGATTTAAAGGAAACCATGGATCTTTTAAGGGAAAATAAGGAATCCATTACCGCTCAGGATGTGACAAGCGAGGAAGGCGTAGCCAAGATTTCCATCATCGGTGCAGGTATGACAGGCAATCCGGGAGTGGCTGCAAAGATGTTCGAGGCCCTATCAAGCGCTAACGTAAACATTAAGATGATCGCCACCTCTGAGATCAGGATAACAGTTTTGATCGATGAAGCAGATGTAAACCGTGCTATGAGGACGGTCCATGATGCCTTTGATCTGGCGGATTAG
- a CDS encoding DUF2752 domain-containing protein: MNWLKKLFGLGLPCLFQTLTGLYCPGCGGTRAIRSLLKGDLRMSFQYHPLVLYAVFVLFLEMILRAAVKRQKSSVDIRKADRIFILAGAAIVAANWIFKNYMLVFKGVDLLPLLR; encoded by the coding sequence ATGAACTGGTTAAAAAAATTATTTGGCCTGGGGCTTCCCTGCCTGTTTCAAACCCTGACCGGACTTTATTGCCCGGGCTGCGGCGGGACCCGGGCCATCCGGTCATTGTTAAAGGGGGACTTACGGATGAGTTTTCAGTATCATCCGTTGGTCCTTTATGCTGTTTTTGTACTGTTTTTGGAAATGATCCTAAGGGCTGCCGTTAAAAGGCAAAAGTCTTCCGTGGATATAAGAAAAGCAGACAGGATATTTATCCTGGCAGGGGCCGCGATCGTGGCGGCCAATTGGATTTTCAAGAATTATATGCTGGTCTTTAAAGGTGTGGACCTGCTTCCTCTTTTGAGGTAG
- a CDS encoding Tex family protein, with protein MDIIKALQEELSITRGQVEAAVKLIDEGNTIPFIARYRKEVTGSLNDEVLRNLDERLRYLRNLEERKEQVLSSIREQEKLTPELEKKILEAQTLVAVEDLYRPYKPKRRTRATIAKEKGLEPLADLIMLQMIKTPLTEAADQYLSEEKGVSSPEEAISGAKDILAERISDNAEYRTYIRNATMNQGSLQGTAKDEEAESVYEMYYNYEETIKKSAGHRILALNRGEKEKILTVKILAPVEQILRFLEKQVIVRDNPYTTPVLKEVIVDSYDRLIAPAIEREVRSSLTEQAEDGAIRVFGKNLEQLLMQPPIAGRVVLGWDPAFRTGCKLAVVDETGKVLDTVVIYPTAPQNKVEEAKAVLKKLIKKYHVSLISVGNGTASRESEAVIVDLLKETPEPVQYIIVNEAGASVYSASKLATEEFPNFDVGQRSAASIARRLQDPLAELVKIDPKSIGVGQYQHDMNQKHLSEALQGVVEDCVNKVGVDLNTASASLLEYISGISKPIAKNIVVYREENGAFASRSQLRKVPKLGPKAYEQCAGFMRIQGGKNPLDGTSVHPETYEAAKKLLEKLDYDLKELARGGLSGIGKKILDYKSLAAQLEIGEITLRDIVKELEKPARDPRDQMPAPILRTDVMEMKDLKPGMVLKGTVRNVIDFGAFVDIGVHQDGLVHISQMSDKFIKHPLEAVSVGDIVEVKVISVDAQKKRIALTMKL; from the coding sequence ATGGATATAATAAAGGCATTACAAGAAGAACTTTCCATTACCCGCGGACAGGTGGAAGCAGCAGTTAAGCTCATTGATGAAGGGAACACCATCCCGTTTATCGCAAGATACCGGAAGGAGGTTACGGGCTCCTTAAATGATGAGGTTCTGCGAAACTTAGATGAGCGGCTCCGCTATCTGCGGAATTTAGAAGAGCGGAAGGAGCAGGTCCTTTCCTCCATCAGGGAGCAGGAGAAGCTGACTCCTGAGCTGGAAAAAAAGATATTGGAAGCCCAGACCCTGGTTGCTGTAGAGGATTTATACCGTCCCTATAAACCTAAAAGAAGGACAAGGGCCACCATTGCAAAGGAAAAGGGGCTGGAGCCTCTTGCGGATCTGATCATGCTTCAGATGATTAAGACTCCCTTAACAGAGGCCGCGGACCAGTACCTTTCCGAAGAAAAAGGCGTTTCTTCCCCGGAAGAGGCTATAAGCGGAGCAAAGGACATCCTGGCAGAACGGATTTCCGACAATGCGGAATACCGCACCTACATCAGGAATGCTACCATGAACCAGGGAAGTCTTCAGGGAACGGCAAAGGATGAAGAAGCGGAATCCGTATATGAAATGTATTATAACTACGAGGAAACCATTAAAAAATCCGCAGGCCACAGGATACTGGCATTAAACCGTGGAGAAAAAGAGAAGATTCTCACGGTAAAAATACTCGCTCCCGTGGAACAGATTCTTCGTTTTCTGGAAAAGCAGGTAATTGTAAGAGACAACCCATACACCACTCCTGTCTTAAAAGAGGTGATCGTGGACAGCTATGACCGTCTGATCGCCCCTGCCATTGAGCGGGAGGTGAGAAGCTCTTTGACGGAGCAGGCAGAGGATGGAGCGATCCGGGTGTTCGGTAAGAACTTAGAACAGCTTTTGATGCAGCCCCCCATTGCCGGGCGGGTAGTCCTGGGCTGGGATCCGGCATTTCGGACCGGCTGCAAGCTGGCTGTTGTGGATGAGACCGGAAAAGTCCTTGATACCGTGGTCATCTATCCCACGGCTCCTCAGAACAAGGTGGAGGAAGCAAAGGCCGTTTTAAAGAAGCTGATCAAAAAATACCACGTTTCCCTGATTTCCGTTGGGAATGGAACCGCATCCAGGGAATCGGAGGCAGTGATCGTGGATTTGCTAAAGGAAACACCGGAACCGGTTCAGTATATCATCGTAAACGAGGCAGGGGCTTCTGTATATTCCGCCAGCAAGCTTGCCACAGAGGAATTTCCTAATTTTGACGTTGGCCAGAGGAGTGCAGCCTCCATTGCAAGAAGACTGCAGGATCCCTTAGCAGAGCTGGTTAAAATCGATCCGAAATCCATTGGAGTTGGCCAGTACCAGCATGACATGAATCAAAAGCATTTAAGCGAGGCCCTTCAGGGCGTTGTGGAAGACTGCGTGAACAAAGTGGGCGTGGACCTAAATACGGCTTCCGCTTCCCTGCTGGAATATATATCCGGCATTTCAAAACCCATTGCAAAGAACATCGTGGTTTACCGGGAAGAAAACGGAGCATTTGCCAGCAGGAGCCAGCTTCGTAAAGTTCCGAAGCTGGGGCCAAAGGCCTACGAACAGTGTGCCGGCTTTATGAGGATCCAGGGAGGAAAGAATCCTTTGGACGGAACCAGCGTACATCCTGAGACTTATGAGGCAGCAAAAAAGCTGTTGGAAAAGCTGGACTATGATCTGAAAGAACTGGCCCGGGGAGGCTTAAGCGGAATCGGCAAAAAAATCCTGGATTATAAGTCTCTGGCAGCTCAGCTGGAAATCGGTGAGATTACCCTGCGGGATATTGTAAAGGAACTGGAAAAACCGGCAAGAGACCCCAGGGACCAGATGCCGGCACCCATTCTCCGCACCGATGTCATGGAGATGAAGGATTTAAAACCAGGCATGGTTTTAAAGGGAACCGTGAGAAATGTCATTGATTTCGGCGCTTTCGTGGATATCGGCGTACATCAGGATGGCCTTGTCCACATTTCCCAGATGTCGGATAAATTTATCAAACATCCCTTAGAAGCTGTCAGTGTGGGGGACATTGTTGAGGTCAAGGTCATAAGTGTGGACGCACAGAAAAAGAGGATCGCACTGACCATGAAGCTATAA
- a CDS encoding YcxB family protein → MEEKHPIEIEVKLTAKDLWKFSMYHSYQGLQGLFNIIFSAAAVFLLITTWSSNSTPYRVLLIVCALMFTVWQPGILYLKAARQAKNPRIQNSMLLTFDEEGILVSQGEESLPIAWENIGKVDRAGDMMILYMDRVHAYLLPDSVLGEKKTEIRSLIKEKLPPERRKRI, encoded by the coding sequence GTGGAAGAGAAACATCCGATTGAGATAGAAGTAAAATTGACTGCAAAGGATCTGTGGAAGTTTTCTATGTATCATTCCTATCAGGGGCTGCAGGGGCTTTTTAATATTATTTTCAGCGCTGCTGCTGTTTTCCTACTTATCACCACATGGAGTTCCAATTCTACCCCGTACCGGGTGCTGCTGATCGTCTGCGCCCTGATGTTTACGGTCTGGCAGCCGGGCATTCTTTATCTAAAGGCAGCCAGGCAGGCAAAGAACCCCAGGATCCAGAATTCCATGCTCCTTACCTTTGATGAGGAAGGAATTCTGGTTTCCCAGGGAGAGGAAAGCCTTCCCATTGCCTGGGAGAACATAGGAAAGGTGGACCGTGCAGGAGATATGATGATCCTGTATATGGACAGAGTCCATGCCTATCTGCTGCCTGATTCCGTTTTGGGAGAGAAAAAGACGGAGATCCGTAGTCTTATTAAAGAAAAACTGCCTCCTGAAAGGCGAAAGAGGATATAA
- the tsaE gene encoding tRNA (adenosine(37)-N6)-threonylcarbamoyltransferase complex ATPase subunit type 1 TsaE, which translates to MVIESWKPEETYELGKKMGEEARPSSVYCLNGDLGVGKTVFTQGFASGLGIEEPVNSPTFTIVNQYEEGRLPFYHFDVYRIGDVSEMDEIGYEDCLYGEGVSLIEWSNLIKELLPDHVITVTIEKDMEKGFDYRKITVEGM; encoded by the coding sequence ATGGTAATAGAAAGCTGGAAGCCAGAAGAAACCTATGAACTGGGAAAAAAAATGGGAGAGGAAGCCAGGCCTTCCTCTGTGTACTGCTTAAATGGGGATTTGGGAGTGGGAAAAACCGTATTTACCCAGGGGTTCGCATCAGGACTTGGGATTGAGGAGCCGGTAAACAGCCCTACGTTTACCATTGTCAATCAGTATGAGGAGGGACGTCTGCCTTTTTACCATTTTGACGTATACCGCATCGGTGATGTCAGCGAGATGGATGAGATCGGTTATGAGGATTGCCTTTATGGAGAAGGAGTGAGCCTTATTGAATGGTCCAACCTGATTAAGGAGCTTCTTCCTGACCATGTAATAACCGTAACCATAGAAAAGGACATGGAAAAAGGCTTTGATTACAGGAAAATAACCGTGGAGGGAATGTAA
- the tsaB gene encoding tRNA (adenosine(37)-N6)-threonylcarbamoyltransferase complex dimerization subunit type 1 TsaB, translating to MRILGIESSSLVASVAIVEDEVTTAEYTVNFKRTHSQTLLPMLDEIVKMVELDLETIDGIAVSGGPGSFTGLRIGSATGKGLGLALKKPLISVPTVDAMAYNLYGSAYRVCPIMDARRNQVYTGIYDNRNGFSIIKEQCAMDIEELVEELNAAGQKVMFLGDGVPVYKKQIQEKMTVPFLFAPAHLNRQRAAAVAALGCKYYEEGKTLTAEEHAPVYLRKPQAEREREA from the coding sequence ATGAGGATACTTGGAATTGAAAGCTCGTCTTTAGTGGCTTCCGTTGCCATTGTGGAGGACGAGGTAACAACTGCGGAATATACAGTGAATTTTAAGAGGACCCATTCCCAGACCCTTCTTCCCATGCTGGATGAAATTGTAAAAATGGTGGAACTGGATTTAGAGACCATTGATGGAATCGCAGTTTCCGGGGGGCCGGGTTCCTTTACCGGCCTGCGGATCGGTTCTGCCACGGGAAAGGGACTTGGCCTTGCTTTAAAGAAGCCTCTGATTTCCGTGCCCACCGTAGATGCCATGGCCTATAACCTATACGGCAGTGCCTACAGGGTCTGCCCCATTATGGATGCCAGAAGGAATCAGGTATATACCGGCATTTATGATAACCGGAACGGTTTTTCCATAATAAAGGAACAATGCGCCATGGACATTGAAGAACTGGTGGAAGAATTAAATGCAGCCGGACAGAAAGTGATGTTCTTAGGAGACGGCGTCCCTGTATACAAAAAACAAATACAAGAAAAGATGACAGTTCCCTTCCTGTTTGCTCCGGCTCATTTAAACCGGCAGCGGGCAGCGGCAGTGGCGGCCTTGGGTTGTAAGTATTACGAGGAGGGGAAGACCCTTACGGCGGAAGAACACGCCCCTGTTTATTTAAGAAAGCCCCAGGCAGAACGGGAGCGGGAGGCATAG